The Ischnura elegans chromosome 1, ioIscEleg1.1, whole genome shotgun sequence genome contains a region encoding:
- the LOC124158504 gene encoding intraflagellar transport protein 27 homolog produces the protein MYEIALFRVAVVGDEFVGKTSIVHALLSGGIQFSKNYVMTSDVVVNVKDIALPEFKDVVELLILDSAGNSLYEDYLPRFWKELDAAFIVFDLTSEKSYNSIDKWVDKVKNVQKTRVGKGTTNSSIPGVIFANKNDLLETRAVNPEIGRSLASQLGFGYFEGSAKNNNSIDEAFKYLAKELHNKFNSIFDENQAELHD, from the exons ATGTATGAAATTGCTTTGTTCAGAGTTGCCGTCGTCGGAGATGAATTCGTGGGAAAAACGTCAATTGTTCATGCGCTCCTCTCTGGGGGCATTCAGTTCTCAAAAAATTACGTCATG ACCTCGGACGTGGTTGTCAACGTAAAAGATATAGCCCTTCCCGAGTTTAAAGACGTCGTGGAATTACTCATACTAGATTCGGCTGGAAACTCCCTTTACGAAGACTATCTTCCTAGATTT TGGAAGGAGCTGGACGCTGCCTTCATTGTCTTTGATTTAACCTCCGAAAAATCGTACAATTCAATTGATAAATGGGTCGATAAAGTAAAAAACGTGCAAAAGACACGAGTAGGGAAAGGTACTACTAATAGCTCCATTCCCGGTGTAATATTCGCAAATAAAAATGATCTATTGGAGACCAGGGCTGTGAACCCAGAGATAGGGCGGTCTCTGGCATCTCAATTAGGATTCGGGTATTTCGAAGGATCTGCC aaaaataataattctatcgATGAAGCTTTCAAATATCTTGCGAAAGAACTTCAcaacaaatttaattcaatatttgatgaaaatcaaGCAGAACTTCATGATTAG